The Vicia villosa cultivar HV-30 ecotype Madison, WI linkage group LG1, Vvil1.0, whole genome shotgun sequence genome includes a region encoding these proteins:
- the LOC131597707 gene encoding protein DETOXIFICATION 40-like produces the protein QSCSVRVSNELGAGNPKSASFSVLVVTVISFIISVIIALVVLALRDVISYIFTGGEEVSAAVSDLCPLLALAIVPNGVQPVLSGVAVGYGWQSFVAYVNVGCYYGIGIPLGSVLGFYFKFGAKGIWVGMLAGTVLQTIILVWSTFRTDWSKEVEESRKRLNKWEDKTDETLLKN, from the exons CAATCATGCAGTGTTAGAGTGAGCAATGAATTAGGAGCAGGAAATCCAAAATCAGCCTCATTTTCTGTTTTGGTGGTGACAGTGATTTCTTTTATAATATCAGTTATTATAGCACTTGTGGTTCTTGCTTTAAGAGATGTCATAAGCTATATCTTCACCGGAGGAGAAGAGGTTTCTGCCGCTGTCTCAGATCTTTGTCCTCTCCTCGCTCTTGCCATCGTCCCCAATGGCGTTCAACCTGTCTTATCTGGGGTGGCTGTTGGATATGGATGGCAAAGCTTTGTTGCATATGTAAATGTTGGTTGTTATTATGGAATTGGCATACCTTTGGGTTCAGTTCTCGGTTTCTATTTCAAATTCGGTGCCAAG GGAATATGGGTGGGAATGTTAGCTGGGACAGTTTTGCAAACAATTATTTTAGTGTGGTCTACATTTCGAACCGATTGGAGTAAAGAG GTTGAAGAATCAAGAAAGAGGTTGAACAAGTGGGAGGACAAGACTGATGAGACACTCCTTAAGAACTGA